A genomic window from Nicotiana sylvestris chromosome 11, ASM39365v2, whole genome shotgun sequence includes:
- the LOC138880771 gene encoding uncharacterized protein has translation MVNFDVILGIDWLSAPSYTILDFHAKTVTLAMPGVPRIEWRGLSDYAPSRVISYLKAQRMVGKGCLSYLAFVRDVSAETPSIDSLTVVRNFPDIFPAKLSGMPPDRDIDFGIDLVLGTQPISISLYRMAPAELKELKE, from the coding sequence atggttaattttgatgtgatattgggcatagaTTGGTTGTCAGCTCCATCTTATACTATTCTGGATTTTCATGCTAAGacggtgacgttggctatgcctggggtgccacggattgagtggcgaggtttgtcGGATTATgctcccagtagggtaatttcatacttgaaggcccagcggatggttgggaagggttgtctttcttatttggcctttgtgagggatgtcagtgcagagactcctagtattgattcgcTTACGGTGGTGAGAAATTTCCCGGATATATTCCCTGCAAaactgtcgggcatgccaccggatagggatattgacttcggtattgacttggtgctgggtactcagcccatttctatttcactaTATCgcatggcaccggcggagttaaaggaattaaaggagtag